One genomic segment of Hydra vulgaris chromosome 14, alternate assembly HydraT2T_AEP includes these proteins:
- the LOC136090922 gene encoding uncharacterized protein LOC136090922 produces the protein MVDEANSPNQGFGACPESDSTASFSSSSSTNNGRPERGRKSVLNKKIMAKRYEIHEPVKKLILGHYKSGKGYKTISKIVHVKPNSVGNIVRKYKKMGTVKNLPRKGRPAKTTQRIDREIIRKVEQDRGLSAPELAKDLQTDHGQMMVWGSFAWSGVGKLEFIDGKMRKEVFADILKRKPRSGAKSAVLSRTFIFQQDGDPKHTSKLTTEWLKKSSMKMLDWVPQSTDLNPI, from the exons ATGGTGGATGAGGCAAACTCTCCCAACCAAGGCTTTGGAGCTTGTCCTGAGTCAGACTCGACAGCGTCCTTCAGTTCATCCTCATCAACCAACAATGGGCGTCCAGAACGCGGCAG aaaaagt gttcttaataagaaaattatggCGAAAAGATATGAAATTCATGAACCAGTAAAGAAACTGATCCTGGGACACTATAAAAGTGGAAAAGGatataaaactatttctaaaataGTCCATGTTAAGCCTAATAGTGTAGGAAATATcgttagaaaatataaaaaaatgggtACTGTTAAAAATTTGCCAAGAAAAGGACGCCCAGCTAAGACTACCCAACGCATTGATAGAGAAATTATTCGAAAAGTTGAACAAGATCGAGGATTATCTGCACCAGAGCTTGCGAAAGATTTACAAACAGATCATG GTCAAATGATGGTTTGGGGCTCTTTTGCTTGGAGTGGTGTTGGCAAACTCGAATTCATTGACGGAAAAATGAGAAAAGAGGTTTTTGCTGACATTCTGAAGCGAAAACCGAGATCAGGCGCTAAAAGTGCTGTCTTATCTcgtacttttatttttcaacaggATGGAGATCCTAAACACACATCAAAGTTAACTACTGAGTGGTTAAAGAAAAGTAGTATGAAGATGTTAGATTGGGTTCCTCAGTCGACAGACCTAAATCCGATTTAA